One window from the genome of Musa acuminata AAA Group cultivar baxijiao chromosome BXJ1-4, Cavendish_Baxijiao_AAA, whole genome shotgun sequence encodes:
- the LOC135645393 gene encoding trifunctional UDP-glucose 4,6-dehydratase/UDP-4-keto-6-deoxy-D-glucose 3,5-epimerase/UDP-4-keto-L-rhamnose-reductase RHM3-like, with amino-acid sequence MATYEPKNILITGAAGFIASHVANRLVRNYPKYKIVVLDKLDYCSNLKNLNPSRSCPNFRFVKGDIGSADLVNYLLITESIDTIMHFAAQTHVDNSFGNSFEFTTNNIYGTHVLLEACKVTGQVRRFIHVSTDEVYGETDEDAVVGNHEASQLLPTNPYSATKAGAEMLVMAYGRSYGLPVITTRGNNVYGPNQFPEKLIPKFILLAMRGQPLPIHGDGSNVRSYLYCEDVAEAYEVVLHKGEVGHVYNIGTKKERRVIDVAVDICKLFSLDTDTVIKFVENRPFNDQRYFLDDQKLKNLGWSEKTIWEEGLKKTMEWYMNNPDWWGDVSGALLPHPRMLMMPGIERHIDGSEETKDMVYQEMSTSNQNGMVVPSIRTSLKKPQLKFLIYGRTGWIGGLLGKLCEKQDIPYEYGRGRLEERSQLIRDIQNVKPSHVFNAAGVTGRPNVDWCESHKQETIRTNVVGTLTLADVCRENGLLLMNYATGCIFEYDARHPEGSGIGYKEEDKPNFTGSFYSKTKAMVEELLKEFDNVCTLRVRMPISSDLSNPRNFITKISRYNRVVNIPNSMTVLDELLPISIEMAKRSCRGIWNFTNPGVVSHNEILEMYKSYIDPSFKWTNFTLEEQAKVIVAPRSNNEMDASKLKREFPELLSIKDSIIKYVFEPNKKVLSN; translated from the exons ATGGCGACATACGAGCCCAAGAACATCCTCATTACCGGGGCGGCAGGTTTCATCGCCTCCCATGTCGCGAACCGCCTCGTCCGGAACTACCCCAAGTACAAGATCGTGGTCCTCGACAAGCTTGACTACTGCTCCAACCTGAAGAACCTCAACCCCTCGCGTTCCTGCCCCAACTTCAGGTTCGTGAAGGGCGACATCGGCAGCGCCGACCTCGTCAACTACCTCCTGATCACCGAGTCCATCGACACCATCATGCATTTCGCCGCCCAGACCCATGTCGACAACTCTTTCGGCAACTCCTTCGAGTTCACCACGAACAACATCTATGGCACTCACGTCCTCCTCGAGGCCTGCAAGGTCACTGGTCAAGTCAGAAGGTTCATCCATGTTAGCACCGATGAGGTCTACGGGGAGACCGATGAGGATGCCGTGGTGGGCAACCATGAGGCGTCTCAGCTGCTGCCGACCAACCCGTACTCTGCAACCAAAGCTGGGGCTGAGATGCTTGTTATGGCCTATGGAAGGTCATATGGCTTGCCTGTGATTACAACCCGTGGAAACAACGTGTATGGCCCCAACCAGTTCCCGGAAAAGCTGATTCCAAAGTTCATCCTTTTGGCTATGAGAGGGCAGCCTCTGCCGATTCATGGTGATGGCTCTAATGTTCGAAGCTATCTGTACTGCGAGGATGTTGCAGAGGCTTACGAGGTTGTCCTTCACAAAGGAGAAGTTGGGCATGTTTATAACATTGGGACAAAGAAAGAAAGGAGGGTGATTGATGTGGCAGTGGATATCTGTAAGCTTTTCTCATTAGATACGGACACCGTCATCAAGTTTGTGGAGAACAGGCCCTTCAATGACCAGAGGTACTTCTTGGATGATCAGAAGCTTAAGAACCTTGGATGGTCAGAGAAGACCATATGGGAGGAGGGACTGAAGAAGACGATGGAATGGTACATGAACAACCCCGACTGGTGGGGGGATGTTTCAGGTGCGCTGTTACCTCATCCACGGATGTTGATGATGCCCGGTATCGAAAGGCATATCGATGGATCTGAAGAAACCAAGGACATGGTTTATCAGGAAATGAGCACTAGTAATCAGAACGGGATGGTGGTTCCTTCAATAAGGACCTCCCTGAAGAAACCACAATTGAAGTTCTTGATATATGGTAGAACTGGATGGATTGGGGGCCTTCTCGGCAAGTTATGCGAAAAGCAGGATATACCGTATGAGTATGGAAGAGGGCGTTTGGAAGAACGTTCCCAACTCATACGGGATATTCAGAATGTGAAGCCATCTCATGTTTTTAATGCCGCTGGTGTCACCGGTAGGCCTAATGTTGACTGGTGTGAATCTCACAAGCAGGAGACGATTCGCACAAATGTCGTGGGAACTTTGACTCTTGCAGATGTTTGTAGGGAGAACGGCCTGTTGCTGATGAATTATGCTACTGGTTGTATTTTTGAGTATGATGCTCGACACCCTGAAGGATCAGGCATCGGATACAAGGAGGAAGACAAACCAAACTTTACCGGTTCCTTCTATTCGAAGACTAAAGCAATG GTTGAAGAGCTGCTCAAAGAATTTGACAATGTCTGCACTCTTAGAGTTAGAATGCCAATATCTTCTGATCTGAGCAATCCTCGCaacttcatcacaaaaatcagtcGCTACAACAGAGTCGTGAACATACCAAATAGCATGACAGTTTTAGATGAACTTCTTCCCATATCAATTGAGATGGCAAAAAGAAGCTGCAGGGGCATATGGAACTTCACCAATCCTGGCGTGGTGAGCCACAACGAGATCCTAGAGATGTACAAGAGCTACATTGACCCCAGCTTTAAATGGACTAACTTTACATTGGAGGAACAGGCCAAAGTCATAGTTGCACCTCGAAGCAACAATGAGATGGATGCTTCAAAGTTGAAGAGAGAGTTTCCAGAGTTGCTGTCGATAAAAGATTCTATCATCAAGTATGTCTTTGAGCCAAACAAAAAGGTCCTTTCTAACTGA
- the LOC103981649 gene encoding VQ motif-containing protein 4-like, protein MENHPIQSPHPIAPHSTTSSRCISNDDGVTAAAAPPTPPPPPKSTPCATTFVQADTSSFKQVVQLLTGSAETTAKRCGGLPPAAKAVTGPKRRDFKLYERRSNLKTIGPLKSTAFSPHKRPPEIKSPSVLDFPSLTLSPVTPLTPDPFDRLLHPYSAARMSADARSIAEKGFYLHPSPRTTPRDAEPPRLLPLFPISSPRTSSASAACSST, encoded by the coding sequence ATGGAGAACCACCCAATCCAGTCCCCTCATCCCATCGCCCCCCACTCCACCACCAGTAGTAGATGCATCAGCAACGACGATGGAgtaacagcagcagcagctcctcCGACACCGCCTCCACCTCCAAAGTCCACTCCATGCGCCACCACCTTCGTCCAGGCCGACACCTCTTCCTTCAAGCAAGTGGTGCAGCTGCTCACCGGCTCCGCCGAGACCACGGCGAAGCGCTGTGGCGGACTGCCGCCGGCCGCCAAAGCCGTCACCGGCCCCAAGAGGCGGGATTTCAAGCTGTACGAGCGCCGCAGCAACCTCAAGACGATCGGCCCTCTGAAATCGACCGCGTTCTCGCCTCATAAGCGACCGCCGGAGATCAAGTCGCCGAGCGTGTTGGACTTCCCTTCGCTGACTCTCAGCCCCGTCACCCCGCTGACCCCTGATCCCTTCGACCGGCTGCTGCACCCGTATTCCGCTGCGAGGATGTCGGCCGACGCCCGTTCCATCGCCGAGAAGGGGTTCTACTTGCACCCGTCGCCGAGGACCACGCCAAGGGATGCGGAGCCGCCGAGGCTGCTGCCGCTGTTTCCTATCTCCTCGCCGAGAACGTCATCTGCTTCAGCCGCTTGTTCGTCTACCTGA
- the LOC103981108 gene encoding probable hexosyltransferase MUCI70 isoform X1 has product MTGGSLGLRSGSYGSLQPQLQNGVAVFPTQLPPILVRKTSRMSLSGSREKERILPRIFKFAGRRKVGMLLLLVASAAVLSFISVVSKDEDASASPESRMGFTDHVWKFVNPVRPSRNDFSPPFIPAKETTVDSTSNTNHESATTHNVTQLSVPILPPMPHPCESFSLPPPPADKKRTGPRPCPVCYVPVEQAVLLMPPSPSASPFLKNLSYFSEDNLIASESNGGSVFGGYPSLLQRNESFNIKESMMVHCGFAKGKKPGRETGFDINETDLLEMEECHDVVVASAIFGKYDVMQQPKNISEYAKRNACFYMFVDEETELYIKNSSGLVDTKRVGLWIVVVVRNLPFVDARRNGKVPKLLLHRLFPNARFSLWIDGKLKLVVDPYQVLERFLWRKNSTFAISKHYRRFDVFVEAEANKAAGKYDNASIDYQIEFYKKEGLTPYSLSKLPITSDVPEGCVIIKEHIPITNLFTCLWFNEVDRFTSRDQISFSTVRDRIMSQVNWTINMFMDCERRNFVVQEYHRDLLEQRKALASLIYPPPPVVTNESPGESLPGTHPQRLARGPPSKRLPGKISTRRGRDKRSGSRRHHPRAAAGRDNSSI; this is encoded by the exons ATGACTGGAGGGTCATTGGGTCTACGATCCGGGAGTTATGGATCACTGCAGCCACAGCTGCAGAACGGTGTTGCTGTTTTCCCGACTCAGTTGCCGCCCATCTTGGTCCGTAAGACTTCGAGAATGTCCCTTTCCGGATCAAGAGAAAAGGAGAGGATTTTGCCGAGGATTTTCAAGTTTGCAGGAAGAAGGAAGGTTGGGATGTTGCTCTTGCTCGTTGCCTCAGCGGCTGTGCTGTCATTCATTTCTGTTGTCAGTAAAG ATGAAGATGCATCAGCGAGCCCCGAGTCTCGCATGGGTTTCACTGATCACGTCTGGAAGTTTGTAAATCCTGTTAGACCGTCACGTAATGATTTCAGCCCTCCCTTTATTCCTGCAAAAGAAACCACGGTGGATAGCACTTCCAATACGAATCATGAATCTGCAACTACCCATAATGTAACACAGCTTTCTGTTCCCATTCTTCCTCCAATGCCACATCCTTGCGAAAGTTTCTCGCTTCCTCCTCCGCCAGCTGATAAAAAGCGCACTGGTCCACGTC CATGTCCTGTTTGTTATGTCCCTGTAGAGCAGGCTGTACTTCTCATGCCACCTTCGCCGTCAGCATCACCTTTTCTTAAGAATTTAAGTTATTTTTCAGAAGATAACTTGATTGCCAGTGAGTCAAATGGAGGTTCTGTCTTTGGAGGATATCCATCTCTGCTTCAGAGGAACGAATCTTTCAATATAAAAGAATCAATGATGGTGCACTGTGG ATTTGCCAAAGGAAAGAAACCTGGTCGAGAGActggatttgacataaatgaaactgATCTTCTTGAAATGGAGGAATGCCACGATGTCGTCGTAGCCTCTGCCATTTTTG GAAAATATGATGTAATGCAACAACCGAAGAATATTAGTGAATATGCAAAAAGGAATGCATGCTTTTACATGTTTGTTGATGAAGAAACTGAATTGTACATAAAGAACTCCAGTGGCCTGGTTGATACCAAAAGAGTTGGTCTATGGATAGTGGTGGTAGTTCGAAACCTTCCTTTTGTAGATGCAAGGCGAAATGGGAAG GTTCCAAAACTTCTGCTCCATAGGCTTTTCCCAAATGCCCGATTTTCTCTTTGGATCGATGGAAAACTTAAGCTTGTTGTGGATCCTTATCAAGTTCTTGAGAG ATTCTTGTGGCGGAAGAATTCCACTTTTGCAATCTCCAAGCACTACAGGCGCTTTGATGTTTTTGTGGAAGCAGAGGCTAATAAAGCTGCTGGAAAATATGACAATGCGTCCATAGATTATCAAATTGAGTTTTATAAGAAAGAGGGTCTGACACCTTACTCTTTATCCAAGCTGCCTATTACAAGTG ATGTCCCTGAGGGATGCGTGATCATCAAAGAGCACATACCAATCACCAATCTGTTCACCTGTCTGTGGTTCAACGAAGTTGACCGTTTTACCTCTAGGGACCAGATCAGTTTCAGCACAGTAAGGGATAGGATAATGTCTCAAGTGAATTGGACGATCAACATGTTTATGGACTGTGAAAGACGCAACTTTGTTGTTCAG GAATATCACAGAGACCTGTTAGAACAACGTAAAGCACTTGCATCCTTGATCTACCCACCACCTCCTGTAGTGACTAACGAATCACCTGGAGAATCACTTCCGGGAACTCATCCACAAAGGCTGGCAAGAGGTCCTCCATCAAAAAGGCTCCCTGGTAAGATATCCACGAGGCGTGGGCGGGACAAAAGATCGGGTTCCAGACGACATCATCCTCGAGCTGCCGCTGGAAGAGACAACAGTTCGATCTGA
- the LOC103981108 gene encoding probable hexosyltransferase MUCI70 isoform X2 has protein sequence MTGGSLGLRSGSYGSLQPQLQNGVAVFPTQLPPILVRKTSRMSLSGSREKERILPRIFKFAGRRKVGMLLLLVASAAVLSFISVVSKDEDASASPESRMGFTDHVWKFVNPVRPSRNDFSPPFIPAKETTVDSTSNTNHESATTHNVTQLSVPILPPMPHPCESFSLPPPPADKKRTGPRQDNLIASESNGGSVFGGYPSLLQRNESFNIKESMMVHCGFAKGKKPGRETGFDINETDLLEMEECHDVVVASAIFGKYDVMQQPKNISEYAKRNACFYMFVDEETELYIKNSSGLVDTKRVGLWIVVVVRNLPFVDARRNGKVPKLLLHRLFPNARFSLWIDGKLKLVVDPYQVLERFLWRKNSTFAISKHYRRFDVFVEAEANKAAGKYDNASIDYQIEFYKKEGLTPYSLSKLPITSDVPEGCVIIKEHIPITNLFTCLWFNEVDRFTSRDQISFSTVRDRIMSQVNWTINMFMDCERRNFVVQEYHRDLLEQRKALASLIYPPPPVVTNESPGESLPGTHPQRLARGPPSKRLPGKISTRRGRDKRSGSRRHHPRAAAGRDNSSI, from the exons ATGACTGGAGGGTCATTGGGTCTACGATCCGGGAGTTATGGATCACTGCAGCCACAGCTGCAGAACGGTGTTGCTGTTTTCCCGACTCAGTTGCCGCCCATCTTGGTCCGTAAGACTTCGAGAATGTCCCTTTCCGGATCAAGAGAAAAGGAGAGGATTTTGCCGAGGATTTTCAAGTTTGCAGGAAGAAGGAAGGTTGGGATGTTGCTCTTGCTCGTTGCCTCAGCGGCTGTGCTGTCATTCATTTCTGTTGTCAGTAAAG ATGAAGATGCATCAGCGAGCCCCGAGTCTCGCATGGGTTTCACTGATCACGTCTGGAAGTTTGTAAATCCTGTTAGACCGTCACGTAATGATTTCAGCCCTCCCTTTATTCCTGCAAAAGAAACCACGGTGGATAGCACTTCCAATACGAATCATGAATCTGCAACTACCCATAATGTAACACAGCTTTCTGTTCCCATTCTTCCTCCAATGCCACATCCTTGCGAAAGTTTCTCGCTTCCTCCTCCGCCAGCTGATAAAAAGCGCACTGGTCCACGTC AAGATAACTTGATTGCCAGTGAGTCAAATGGAGGTTCTGTCTTTGGAGGATATCCATCTCTGCTTCAGAGGAACGAATCTTTCAATATAAAAGAATCAATGATGGTGCACTGTGG ATTTGCCAAAGGAAAGAAACCTGGTCGAGAGActggatttgacataaatgaaactgATCTTCTTGAAATGGAGGAATGCCACGATGTCGTCGTAGCCTCTGCCATTTTTG GAAAATATGATGTAATGCAACAACCGAAGAATATTAGTGAATATGCAAAAAGGAATGCATGCTTTTACATGTTTGTTGATGAAGAAACTGAATTGTACATAAAGAACTCCAGTGGCCTGGTTGATACCAAAAGAGTTGGTCTATGGATAGTGGTGGTAGTTCGAAACCTTCCTTTTGTAGATGCAAGGCGAAATGGGAAG GTTCCAAAACTTCTGCTCCATAGGCTTTTCCCAAATGCCCGATTTTCTCTTTGGATCGATGGAAAACTTAAGCTTGTTGTGGATCCTTATCAAGTTCTTGAGAG ATTCTTGTGGCGGAAGAATTCCACTTTTGCAATCTCCAAGCACTACAGGCGCTTTGATGTTTTTGTGGAAGCAGAGGCTAATAAAGCTGCTGGAAAATATGACAATGCGTCCATAGATTATCAAATTGAGTTTTATAAGAAAGAGGGTCTGACACCTTACTCTTTATCCAAGCTGCCTATTACAAGTG ATGTCCCTGAGGGATGCGTGATCATCAAAGAGCACATACCAATCACCAATCTGTTCACCTGTCTGTGGTTCAACGAAGTTGACCGTTTTACCTCTAGGGACCAGATCAGTTTCAGCACAGTAAGGGATAGGATAATGTCTCAAGTGAATTGGACGATCAACATGTTTATGGACTGTGAAAGACGCAACTTTGTTGTTCAG GAATATCACAGAGACCTGTTAGAACAACGTAAAGCACTTGCATCCTTGATCTACCCACCACCTCCTGTAGTGACTAACGAATCACCTGGAGAATCACTTCCGGGAACTCATCCACAAAGGCTGGCAAGAGGTCCTCCATCAAAAAGGCTCCCTGGTAAGATATCCACGAGGCGTGGGCGGGACAAAAGATCGGGTTCCAGACGACATCATCCTCGAGCTGCCGCTGGAAGAGACAACAGTTCGATCTGA
- the LOC135672394 gene encoding GATA transcription factor 9-like, whose protein sequence is MEAADHFHGGFCRAGNPHCSPEKKAGGGGGGGAGDPFVVEDLLDFSNEEEEEDKAEVLAGGREDDGAAGGNSTDSSTVTSVDSCSNSLFGLEPYFSGDLVCRSFADAGLSGDLCQPLYDELAELEWLSNFVEESSSEDLHKLHLVSGVIPTASSCTTGAANRAEVSHDGGRADQVAHFRTEAPVPGKARSKRSRSAPCSWSSRLLVLSSSPESEFVGSPCGGGGKKAAKKKDPPADPGMAVTDGRKCLHCQTDKTPQWRTGPMGPKTLCNACGVRYKSGRLVPEYRPAASPTFVVSKHSNSHRKVIELRRQKILRHQLHQSAAPFDGPSNFLIPGPNIRHLI, encoded by the exons ATGGAGGCAGCGGATCACTTCCACGGCGGCTTCTGCCGCGCTGGGAACCCGCATTGCAGCCCAGAGAAGAAGGccggcggtggcggaggaggaggagcgggggACCCGTTCGTCGTGGAGGACCTGCTCGACTTCtccaacgaggaggaggaggaggataaggCCGAGGTACTCGCCGGTGGCCGGGAGGACGACGGCGCGGCCGGCGGCAACTCCACGGACTCCTCCACCGTCACCTCCGTGGACAGCTGCAGCAACTCCCTCTTCGGCCTGGAGCCGTACTTCTCCGGCGACCTCGTCTGCCGGAGCTTCGCTGATGCCGGCCTTTCCGGCGACCTCTGCCAGCCG CTGTACGACGAGCTGGCCGAGCTCGAATGGCTGTCCAACTTCGTTGAGGAGTCCTCCAGCGAAGACCTCCACAAGCTTCACCTCGTCTCCGGCGTCATTCCCACCGCCTCTTCGTGCACCACGGGCGCCGCCAACCGAGCGGAGGTATCGCATGACGGTGGCCGCGCCGACCAGGTGGCTCACTTTCGCACCGAAGCACCCGTCCCCGGCAAGGCGCGGAGCAAGCGCTCCCGCAGCGCCCCTTGCAGCTGGTCCTCACGGCTGCTCGTGCTCTCCTCGTCCCCGGAATCGGAGTTCGTCGGATCCCCCTGCGGCGGTGGCGGCAAGAAGGCCGCGAAGAAGAAGGACCCGCCAGCGGACCCCGGCATGGCGGTGACGGACGGGCGGAAGTGCCTCCACTGCCAGACCGACAAGACGCCGCAGTGGCGGACGGGGCCGATGGGTCCCAAGACGCTGTGCAACGCCTGCGGGGTCCGCTACAAGTCCGGCCGCCTAGTGCCGGAGTACCGGCCCGCGGCCAGCCCCACCTTCGTGGTCTCCAAGCACTCCAACTCCCACCGCAAGGTGATCGAGCTCCGCCGGCAGAAGATACTCCGGCACCAGCTCCATCAGTCCGCCGCTCCCTTCGACGGACCGTCCAATTTCTTGATCCCCGGCCCCAATATCCGACATCTCATCTAA
- the LOC135582991 gene encoding protein SAWADEE HOMEODOMAIN HOMOLOG 2-like isoform X1: MGRSLRSPPTPKTQSPRVSWSPEENGMTPPTQISKQKPRATEISSSPLASEDVVVADSNLSDAPESSGLPKEIEEKTSEETELEFEAKSSRDGAWYDVAMFLAHRVLSSGELEVRVRYQGFGAEEDEWVDVKKAIRERSIPLESSECRKVSAGHLVLCFRENSDQATYFDAHIVEVERKLHDIRGCRCLFLVRYDHDQTEEKVHLRRLCRRPVY; the protein is encoded by the exons ATGGGTCGGTCGCTTCGTAGCCCGCCGACGCCCAAAACCCAGTCTCCTCGCGTTTCATGGTCACCAGAGGAG AATGGAATGACGCCACCGACCCAAATTAGTAAGCAGAAACCTCGAGCGACTGAAATCAGTTCCTCACCTCTTGCTTCAGAAGATGTTGTTGTTGCAGATTCGAATCTAAGTGATGCACCTGAAAGCTCTGGCTTGCCCAAAG AGATTGAAGAGAAAACATCCGAAGAAACAGAGCTAGAGTTTGAAGCGAAATCATCAAGAGATGGGGCTTG GTATGATGTTGCTATGTTCCTTGCTCACAGAGTTCTCAGTTCTGGCGAACTT GAAGTTCGTGTTAGGTATCAAGGTTTTGGTGCTGAGGAGGATGAATGGGTGGATGTCAAGAAGGCAATCAGGGAACGCTCAATTCCTTTAGAGTCTTCAGAATGTAGGAAAGTCTCAGCTGGACATCTTGTTCTGTGTTTTCGG GAAAACAGCGATCAGGCAACATACTTTGATGCACATATTGTCGAAGTTGAAAGGAAGCTACATGATATAAGGGGTTGTCGCTGTCTCTTCTTGGTCCGCTATGATCATGACCAAACCGAG GAGAAGGTACACTTGCGAAGATTGTGCCGCAGACCAGTGTATTGA
- the LOC135582991 gene encoding protein SAWADEE HOMEODOMAIN HOMOLOG 2-like isoform X3, with protein MTPPTQISKQKPRATEISSSPLASEDVVVADSNLSDAPESSGLPKEIEEKTSEETELEFEAKSSRDGAWYDVAMFLAHRVLSSGELEVRVRYQGFGAEEDEWVDVKKAIRERSIPLESSECRKVSAGHLVLCFRENSDQATYFDAHIVEVERKLHDIRGCRCLFLVRYDHDQTEEKVHLRRLCRRPVY; from the exons ATGACGCCACCGACCCAAATTAGTAAGCAGAAACCTCGAGCGACTGAAATCAGTTCCTCACCTCTTGCTTCAGAAGATGTTGTTGTTGCAGATTCGAATCTAAGTGATGCACCTGAAAGCTCTGGCTTGCCCAAAG AGATTGAAGAGAAAACATCCGAAGAAACAGAGCTAGAGTTTGAAGCGAAATCATCAAGAGATGGGGCTTG GTATGATGTTGCTATGTTCCTTGCTCACAGAGTTCTCAGTTCTGGCGAACTT GAAGTTCGTGTTAGGTATCAAGGTTTTGGTGCTGAGGAGGATGAATGGGTGGATGTCAAGAAGGCAATCAGGGAACGCTCAATTCCTTTAGAGTCTTCAGAATGTAGGAAAGTCTCAGCTGGACATCTTGTTCTGTGTTTTCGG GAAAACAGCGATCAGGCAACATACTTTGATGCACATATTGTCGAAGTTGAAAGGAAGCTACATGATATAAGGGGTTGTCGCTGTCTCTTCTTGGTCCGCTATGATCATGACCAAACCGAG GAGAAGGTACACTTGCGAAGATTGTGCCGCAGACCAGTGTATTGA
- the LOC135582991 gene encoding protein SAWADEE HOMEODOMAIN HOMOLOG 2-like isoform X2, with translation MHAWEKNGMTPPTQISKQKPRATEISSSPLASEDVVVADSNLSDAPESSGLPKEIEEKTSEETELEFEAKSSRDGAWYDVAMFLAHRVLSSGELEVRVRYQGFGAEEDEWVDVKKAIRERSIPLESSECRKVSAGHLVLCFRENSDQATYFDAHIVEVERKLHDIRGCRCLFLVRYDHDQTEEKVHLRRLCRRPVY, from the exons ATGCATGCTTGGGAAAAG AATGGAATGACGCCACCGACCCAAATTAGTAAGCAGAAACCTCGAGCGACTGAAATCAGTTCCTCACCTCTTGCTTCAGAAGATGTTGTTGTTGCAGATTCGAATCTAAGTGATGCACCTGAAAGCTCTGGCTTGCCCAAAG AGATTGAAGAGAAAACATCCGAAGAAACAGAGCTAGAGTTTGAAGCGAAATCATCAAGAGATGGGGCTTG GTATGATGTTGCTATGTTCCTTGCTCACAGAGTTCTCAGTTCTGGCGAACTT GAAGTTCGTGTTAGGTATCAAGGTTTTGGTGCTGAGGAGGATGAATGGGTGGATGTCAAGAAGGCAATCAGGGAACGCTCAATTCCTTTAGAGTCTTCAGAATGTAGGAAAGTCTCAGCTGGACATCTTGTTCTGTGTTTTCGG GAAAACAGCGATCAGGCAACATACTTTGATGCACATATTGTCGAAGTTGAAAGGAAGCTACATGATATAAGGGGTTGTCGCTGTCTCTTCTTGGTCCGCTATGATCATGACCAAACCGAG GAGAAGGTACACTTGCGAAGATTGTGCCGCAGACCAGTGTATTGA